A portion of the Bdellovibrio bacteriovorus genome contains these proteins:
- the hpt gene encoding hypoxanthine phosphoribosyltransferase has product MTNLTLKPYITEDQIQNKVRELGETLTKKFKGEKVVAVCVLKGSFMFYSDLIRNMGGDVTCEFFGVSSYHGGTSSSGEVKVTLDLASPVEGCHVVLVEDIIDTGLTMNYLKNAMTSRKPKSLTTVSLLEKPDALKVKCEIDYVGFKIPNDFVVGYGLDYQGYYRNLPYIAQVQNFQ; this is encoded by the coding sequence ATGACAAATCTAACCCTTAAACCTTATATCACTGAAGACCAAATCCAAAATAAGGTGCGTGAGTTGGGCGAAACCCTTACAAAAAAATTCAAAGGCGAAAAAGTCGTCGCCGTTTGCGTTCTTAAAGGTTCTTTCATGTTCTATTCTGATTTGATCCGCAACATGGGCGGCGATGTGACTTGCGAATTTTTCGGCGTTTCTTCCTACCACGGTGGAACATCTTCATCGGGCGAAGTCAAAGTGACTTTGGATCTTGCAAGCCCGGTCGAAGGCTGCCACGTTGTTTTAGTGGAAGACATCATCGACACCGGTCTTACGATGAACTATCTAAAAAATGCAATGACTTCACGTAAACCAAAATCTTTGACCACAGTTTCATTGCTTGAAAAACCAGATGCATTAAAAGTGAAATGCGAAATCGACTATGTTGGTTTCAAAATTCCCAATGACTTCGTCGTTGGTTACGGCTTGGATTATCAGGGTTACTACCGTAATCTTCCCTACATCGCGCAAGTTCAGAACTTCCAATAG
- a CDS encoding DUF1552 domain-containing protein, with the protein MSTPKISRRTFLHAGGAAIALPFLEIMLPFGKTAWAAGQAPLRFACLFYPHGTTQDSDWFPTFVNNQLIMNASGMLSPLDPYVADISFYKNLMADNWSLHPGGVTTFMTAGFTPQQNVVNTCRTTDQLIADKLQATGLIHSIAMGSDELSGGEASISGIYGTNISWIGKETPNTRLIRNSQIFDLIVPGGSSTTTTTTTTSSKTKSRQSVIDFAKDSITRLNGKLGSQDKKTFDQYLTNLREVEQKIQATEPPVTPPGNLTLNPAMATCSSLASKGSCADYSLDMDIKMDMIALAFQADRTRVMTHMFDPEPGYRNMSFISGVQGLAHEISHWRNDPAKLGPMVQKINKFYASKFARLLGRLKSMSESGGTVLDNSIIMYGSSMMDSHNHDVTNLPLILAGRAGGNLQQGALRTFPTRTNMSHFHLSVAKKFGAAVTSYSGTSSTINIG; encoded by the coding sequence ATGTCGACACCCAAGATTTCGCGCAGAACCTTTCTTCATGCCGGAGGTGCAGCGATTGCGCTTCCGTTTTTAGAGATCATGCTTCCTTTTGGAAAAACTGCCTGGGCCGCTGGCCAAGCGCCGTTGCGGTTTGCTTGTCTTTTTTACCCTCACGGAACGACGCAGGATTCGGACTGGTTTCCAACATTTGTTAATAACCAGCTGATCATGAATGCATCAGGCATGCTGTCGCCACTGGATCCTTATGTTGCTGATATCTCGTTCTATAAAAATCTAATGGCCGATAACTGGTCTTTGCATCCCGGTGGTGTAACGACGTTTATGACGGCAGGGTTTACTCCTCAACAAAATGTAGTAAACACATGCCGCACAACGGATCAGCTTATTGCTGACAAACTTCAAGCCACGGGTTTGATTCACAGTATCGCAATGGGGTCGGACGAGCTGAGTGGCGGAGAGGCCAGTATCAGCGGGATTTATGGAACTAATATTTCTTGGATTGGTAAAGAAACGCCGAACACGCGCCTGATTCGGAATTCGCAAATCTTTGATTTGATTGTTCCTGGCGGTTCATCCACGACAACAACAACGACGACGACCTCTTCGAAAACAAAATCACGTCAGTCCGTCATTGATTTTGCAAAAGACAGTATCACACGCCTTAACGGTAAACTGGGATCTCAAGATAAAAAGACTTTTGATCAATACCTCACAAATCTTCGCGAGGTAGAGCAAAAGATTCAAGCCACAGAACCACCAGTAACACCCCCTGGAAATCTGACTTTGAATCCAGCGATGGCGACGTGTTCAAGTCTGGCAAGTAAAGGAAGTTGTGCTGATTACTCCTTGGATATGGATATTAAGATGGACATGATTGCGCTCGCATTCCAGGCGGATCGCACACGTGTCATGACTCATATGTTTGACCCAGAACCCGGGTATCGCAATATGAGTTTTATCTCTGGCGTTCAGGGCTTAGCCCATGAGATCTCTCACTGGAGAAACGATCCTGCGAAGCTGGGTCCAATGGTGCAGAAAATTAATAAGTTCTATGCCAGTAAGTTCGCGCGTCTTTTAGGGCGTCTGAAATCAATGAGTGAGTCCGGAGGAACTGTTCTTGATAACAGTATCATCATGTACGGAAGTTCAATGATGGATTCGCATAATCACGATGTCACGAACCTTCCTCTGATCTTGGCGGGGCGTGCTGGCGGGAATCTTCAGCAAGGGGCTTTACGTACTTTTCCGACACGCACGAATATGTCGCATTTCCATCTGTCGGTGGCGAAAAAATTCGGAGCGGCTGTAACAAGTTATTCTGGCACTAGCAGCACGATCAATATTGGCTAA